GATCGGGTCGAGCCGCAGTTCGCCGAGGACGAACTCGGGCAACCCGCCGCACCGGCAGGGTTCGAGGGGGTCGGCGACCGCGCCGCAGTCGCTGCATTCCACGCGCATGAGGGCTCCCGTCACAATGCAAGAAGCCCCGCACCAATCGGTGCGGGGCTTCGTAAGCTGGTCCAGATCTCGCGCTTTAGCCTACGTCAACCCTACACCGAACGACAGTGGTCGTGGTGGTGGTCGTCGTGGTCGTCGAAACGAACATCGAGATCATGGTGCCGCTACCTTACCAGGGCCAGGCTGGCCGGGTCAAGCGGTCTTACCGAGGGTTAACGGGGCGTGAATTAGGCTCGCTCCGACGAAAAGACCAAGTCCCCGCCTGGATCGATATCGGACCGCAAGTGGCTTCAGTCGCATGGGCTAGCCGTCGGCTAGCCGTCGTGCCTTCGACTAGCGGAAGACGCTATAATTAAGGCCACGCTACAAAAGAGCCGACCCCCACCCGCACTTGGAGAGAATGGGTAGAGGGCCGACTTCCAGATCCTCGACCGTCGCTGATCCTAAGGGCTAAGCGACCGGCGCGGACCCGGCAACATCCGGGTTCCCCTTGTGGGCCAGCAAGCGCTTTCGGGGCTTGCGCTTACGCGCTCCGGAGTTACGTAGTCCGGCCTACTCTGCTTGCCCGGCGATCCCGGCTGACGGGCGAGGTCTGCCGATATTATGATCGAACGGTCACGGGCATGCAAGGGCTCGCGACCCCCACCTATCGGTGCAAAGCGGGCAATGAGCAAAAGCCAAAGCAAAAACCAACAGTAGATTCCACGCTAAGATTCCAGAGTAGAATCCAGGCCACGCACGGATTATACGGTAAAACCCCCATGTATGGGGAAGGTTTTACCCGAATACGGGTCGGAATTATCGAGTCATGGACCAGGATGCTCGATACCTCTTCCGGCCAGAATACCGGTGGCCAACCGGCAAAAAGGCTCAACCGCAGCCATTCTTCGTTTTTCCGGCGTGGTGGCGGCGATTCATATTCCACGTTTTGAATCCGCGTGCACTTTCGGTTTACCTATACTACCTTTCAATTATGAGGGAGAACGGCATCGCGTTTCCGACGATCGATCAGATTGCGCACGATTTGGGGCTGTCCGACAAAGAATCGATCCGGAGGGCCATCGGGCGGCTCGTCGAGTGTGGCTTCTTGATCAAGCCTACGCCGGAGCACCGGTTAGCGCATAAGATGGGAACTCGACCGATCTATCAACGACCGTGTACGCAGTTCACTCTTAGAGAGTTGCTTGAAATAAAGGAAATCGACGGTGAGCTGTACCCGCGGAACTCAAAACTGCACTCAGAGCATTCGCGCTCGAGTGACTCTGTAGTGCAGGCTGGGTTGAAGTTTCTCCTTGACGACCACTACGCGTACTACCAGCACGCCCTCGCGCAAAGCGGGCCTGACCGCGGGAAGAAGATTAAGGACGTTCTGCTCGCGATACTGAACTCCCAGCTCAGGGAGATGGAGGAGTTTCAGAAAGAATCAATTGATGCTGCGGTGACCGAGCTTGACGACGAGACAATTAAGGAAATGCCGCCCGAAATTCGCACCGCTCTCGGCATTCCCGAGAAACAGAAGGAGAAGGCCCAGAAGAAAAAGCCGGCGTTACCGCCAAAGCGCTCGAAGCGTAAGAGCTTGCGTTAAGTGTCGCACCCGTTTTTCGGGATAAGCCTCAGGAACGAAATAGTGCGGTAAATTGGTTTTATAATGGTTCAACTTCGCTCAGCTGCTATCGCTGGCG
The DNA window shown above is from Candidatus Baltobacteraceae bacterium and carries:
- a CDS encoding helix-turn-helix domain-containing protein, yielding MDQDARYLFRPEYRWPTGKKAQPQPFFVFPAWWRRFIFHVLNPRALSVYLYYLSIMRENGIAFPTIDQIAHDLGLSDKESIRRAIGRLVECGFLIKPTPEHRLAHKMGTRPIYQRPCTQFTLRELLEIKEIDGELYPRNSKLHSEHSRSSDSVVQAGLKFLLDDHYAYYQHALAQSGPDRGKKIKDVLLAILNSQLREMEEFQKESIDAAVTELDDETIKEMPPEIRTALGIPEKQKEKAQKKKPALPPKRSKRKSLR